tctatgtttctatgtttctattaagaaCGTAGTCAAGGAATGGCAGATATGATTTAAGTGTGAGATGAtgcattttggtaagtcaaaccagggcaggacatacataGTGAATGATAGGGCCATGTAGagtattgtagaacagagagacatAGAGGCACAATTCCGCAGTTTATTGAAAGCGGCCACACAGGTGGATGATTGGTGAAGAAACcatttggcatgcttgctttcatcagtACGAGTACAGAATACAGGAgcttgtggcggcacctggtgacaACCCAAGGCCACAACGAAtcatcggctctagagggcggcgtcttggtgtgggaggcgctagtcacgggTGCGGTACCTGAtttggtatttaaggccgggcaacgcccgtgtcCTTGGATGAGTACGAAGCTGTATTAGAGAGATTAAACACCTCTAGTGTACACAACtcgtgtccgactagtttttggctggactcctgcgagtccccgctacAAGCTACAGATGCACAAGAAGTTGGTGAGAcaacatttggagtgttgtgtgcacttCTGGTTGGCCTGCAATATTAAGGATGCCATTAtgttggaaagggttcagaaaaaaatcaccaggatgttgccagaactcagcTTGAGTTAATCGGAGATGTTGGATAGTCTAGGACTTTTTCTCCTGGAACGCACGAGGCTGAGGGATGAACTTAGAGATACACAAAGTAATGAGAAGCAGAGATAAGGTGAATGTCACAGCCTTTTGCCTGGGTAGAGGAGTTCAGAACAAgacggcatagatttaaggtgagtggggacagCTGAGGATGAATTCATGCAGAGGGAGCTGCATTTATGGAACAAAACTCTACAAGGTCCTCCCATTCACTGCCAGCAGAAGGTGTAGAGGCTCGTAAAATGGTGATATTTTAAAAAGATTTATTCACGTTTATGGGTAGGAAATGATCAGAGGGATAtgtccaaatgcagacaaatgggtctAGCTTAGCTGTAAAACCTGGTTGGTATGGacgagttgtgctgaagggcatgtttctatgactgtgactctctgactctatctgAATGGTTGCATTGAATGTAACTACACATTGTCCTTGGTTCTCctatatttttatttaaatgtgTTGCTGGGGGGTATTTCTGACCTGCGAGCCGTTTGTGTTATGAACTGTTCTCAGGAACAGAGCACTGCGGTAACCTGGGGAGGACCTGCATAGAGATTTCCCCCAATTACTTTGCAGGACGGGCAAGTAAATCCTGCATTATTCTTTCAAAGGTCCGGGGTGTGCAGGTTCGGAACTGCAGCGTTTTTTACATTTGGATTTGTGCGGAGAAAGCAAACTCACCTCAGGTTTTCATTCTGTTGCAGCAAATGGTGGTTACAGCCCGTACTATACTGCATCCAGCAAGAGGGATGAAATGAACCATGTCATGAGGAATGAGGCAATAGCAACAGCCAGCTTGGAGCCTGTAAATCATTCAGGAAATCACATCAGCACCTTTCTGTCTTCATCCCATGGCAGTCGCCAACTGACTCTGCCCCATTCTGACAGGTTATTTTCTCCCACCATAATATATGTTGTATATGTTAAAAATGTGCATGTTCATGAAGGATTCCAATCTGAACCATTAAACTGTATTGATTCCTCGACATTTAGATCTTCTCTGTATTTGCAATATGCTGGCAATGTCCTCATCAAGTAAGCAGGCTAGCCTAATTGTTCCTTGCCCTTACCACAAATTCCACTTTAATTTTATCTTCTCCTCTCCTGAAAGACTCTTATTGCTAAATATTATTTACTAAGAATAAGAGGTCTAATAACAAAGGCAGGTGAATGGAATTAGTTCACAATCTTAACAGCATTGTGGATATACCCAGACATCAAGGACAGCAGCAGTTTCAATATGGTAGCTCTCTAGGTCAATCAGGGATGGGCAATTAAACACTGGCTCGGTTGAGAAGCCCACACCCCTTcaattaatataaatatatattttttaattcagcCATGAACGGACAGAAAGGCAGAACAGATTTGAGAGCAGAATGGTCCACGCCTGTTCCTAGAAAAACAAAGGATCACTTGAGGAACGCTGTTTCCCCGGATTTCCGTCGGTCTTCGATCCAATCAACCACACATATTGAGGATCCATAGATTAACTCCCTCAAGTTCAATTTTTCTTCACAATCTTTTATCGAAGGATAGCAAAGTTTTCCACGAGAAGATATCATTGCACAATTACTCTCCTGTTCCATTGCAATTACTCCCAGCATTGTCCATGTGGTGTGTAATTGACATTGTGCAAGTACCATGCAATCTTTCTTGTACCAGACTCAAGGAACCTTCATGTGCGAGGCTGGACAACAAGTGCTCTCAGTCTGTTTAATCACAAGTGGTCTAATATCAGGGTCTGTCCTAATGTGCAGACAGATTATTTTTCCCACAACATAACTGGAATCTGTCCCAGACACAAAAGCCTGTCCAGTTTTTACTTTTAAGCCCAGAGACACTGAGATTTGTAATTGACTGTTTTACCAGCATCCAAAAGAGTTCAGTAACAGTATAGAATTTCATAGTAAATAGTTTTTGAAATTTCAGATTATCACCACCTACAGTTTTTTtcttttgaactgtgaattgcatCTTTTGTTTTCCTGCTTTGTAAGGCTTATCTCTCAATTGAGTCTTTGGGGAAAAAATAGCATTTTCTATGAACCATAGTTGTTAACAAATGAACTTTAGAAGGCTACTTTTGTTCAGAAGAATATAAAAATCAAACAGGGTGACAGTAACCAATTCGTAAATAGATTCTGGAGCATTCCATTATTGTTATGACAACTAGGACATATAAATGGTTGATAGAGATAATTGATACATTATGTattgcttttgtttttttttttgttagacAAGGGACCCAGTGCTGAATACCTTCCATAAATGACATAATGTGAATCataaattgttttgtttttgggATGTACCTACATTTAAAAAATCTATCAATAAACATACAGAGTGACTGATAAAAAATGTTTGTATTCAATTGTTTTAACCTGAAGTATCAACAAGGTTATGGATGTTTTCCAGATTGCTTGCTCCTCAGATTCCAATGTCTCCCAGCACCCTACGCTTGGATGAAAACCTCCCAAATCTGCACATCAAACAGGAATGGCCACAACTCCTTTCTGACAGTGAAGGGCTTTCGAGTCATTCTGAGATTGGGGGTGCCAGCAGTCTGCCATCAGAGGTTGAGCCATTAAACTGTGGCATCGCTGGTTCTTATTCGTCATATTTCTTCAGCAATGACAGTAGCTCCTCACTGGGGTTTATGTCCAGTGCCAGCCCTCGTCAAGTGAGTAAACTTCAACTGGGCAATGGGAAGAAACGATCCCTTTCCATTTCGCCTCTTTCGAACGATGGGCTCGACATCACCGCCATCATTCGCACCTCTCCCACAGCACTTATCGCTCGGGTCAACGGGTTGAGGAGCAATCCCAACAGTTTGCTCCCTCAGTCTGGAGGAAGCCGAAAGAACTGCAGTGCGCAGTCCTGCTCTGTATTCGGCAGCCTGTGCAACTTGGCTtcccccaactcatccatgtcctcATGCCCAACACGCAGTGCTGGACAAGAGCATACCGACGGCAACCATGTTCCTTTGCAGCAAGTGCAGGAAAACATGGACCTCAGTCTGGTCACGGGCAACATGATCGTTCAACATGGAGTGACAGAGGGTGGCAATAAAATTAACTTTTTCAAGCATGAGCCCATTGACGAATATTCACATGATACAAAACTATTTCATCACCACCATGGTTCTCCTCCCCCATACCATTGCCAGCAGCACTTTGGTCAAGCCCATGGGACCATACCTCAGTTACACAGACAACTAGCCAATGGACAGATTCAACTTGAAGATGCAGGTGAGCTGGCCAAGAACTTTGGGAAGCAGGTCTGTCGATGGATCGATTGCAGTGCTGTCTATGACCAGCAGGAGGAGCTGGTGAGGCACATCGAGAAAATGCACATTGACCAGCGTAAAGGAGAGGACTTTACTTGTTTTTGGGCTGGGTGTGTGAGGCGATACAGGCCCTTTAATGCTCGCTACAAGCTCCTGATACACATGAGGGTTCATTCTGGAGAAAAGCCTAATAAATGCATGGTAAGTCTATTTACATTATTGTTGCCATGAATCCCAGAAAATGCATCAGTGTacaagttgtttaagaaagaactgcggatgctggaaaaatcgaaggtagacaaaaatgctggagaaactcagcgggtgaggcagcatctatggagagaaggactaaataggtgacatttcggatcgggcccccccacctccacatcagtctgaagaagggtctcgacccgaaacgtcgcctattcctttgctccatagatgctgcctcacgcgctgagtttctccagcatttttgtctaccttcagtatacAGGTTAATTACTAttgtcgacacaaagtgctggagtaactcagcgggacaggcggcatctctggagagaaggaatgggtgacgtttcgggtcgagacctgaaacatcacccattcattctcaccagagatgttgtctgtcccgctgagttactccagcattggtgtctaccttggatttaaaccagcatctacatctGTAATAGGTGATTCTCCTGCCATTGGCGGCTGTCAGTGGAAAGAGGTTTTATAATGTCCCATGAACTTGAACTGTGAAAGCGCAGCAGTTTAGAAATAGATTTTGGCCCTTCAAAGAAACTATGTTTTGGGGGGAACACTTTGATAATATAGGAGGATGAATGACACTAACAGTTGTGCTAGAGTTATTGATGAAATTTGGGTAATGAATCAAAAGGCATGGCTCACATTTTTGGAGAATGTTAGcttatgtgttttttttctgCTCTGTAGGTCATGAGCTACAGTATATGCATGAAGCAAactactggggaaactcagccagtcaggccgcatctgtggagggaaatagattgCCAATTTTGCAAGATGAGAttgtccagatgaagggtctcaacccaagacATTGACTTACATTtatttccctccaccgatgctgccgaacccactgagttcctctgaaCACAAGTTAAAGGAAAGGGAAGAGTCCTCCCATTGTGATGTAACTAAATTCAAGGTCTTGCAGCACCAAGAATGTGATGGTCACTGATCCATATAGTTCACCAGTCATGTTGTGCATACTGAAATGGAGACATGAGCAACAGCAGTCGCtgggatctggagcaaaaaacaaacggaTGAGATGCTAGAGCAGTATTTATTTTTCCTCAGCAGGACCCAAGGGGAGCATTAAGGCCTTGAGCATCTCGTCTCAAATCCCATAATATCATAAAGCCCAGAGATATTGTTGCATTTTTGAGAAAGCCGACGAGAGAGGCACGAGTGACTGTGTAAAAATGTTTATTGATTTGAATGGCACATTCAACATAGGCAAACCtcatggtaacattgttgtttttgtgtgttttcttTGGTGGTGTTTCAAATATTCATTTTATTGTCAGTAAGTTCTTGTCTTTGAAACACAAGTGTGACCATATGCTGCTGTTATTTCTGCGCTGAATGATTTTGGATTAATACAATGCTGCTTCATGGATCAATATTTCATATCCTTATTATTGCAATTACTTTTCAGATGCTGGACAAAGTGAATGTTTTGGTTCCAGATAATTCAGATTTGGTTGTTATTAGTATATTGGTCAAAGGTCTGATCAGTTCCTTGTTACCCTTTTTAATGAGTGCCATTTGATATGTCGTGATATGTTTGATCGTAGGTTTGACCCGGTCTTCCACCACTAGACTGGTTCCATAACTACCAACCAAGTAAGTTGATAGGTTGAGTAggaaatgcgtaggaaggaacttcagatgctggcttaaaccgaagatagacacaaaaagctggagtaactcagcgggacagacagcgtctctggagaggaggaatgggcgacatttcgggtcgagacccttcttcagactgatcacctattccttctctccagagatgctgcctgtcctgctgaggtactccagctttttgtgtctatcttcaggttgaGTAGGATACTACAGCAGAAGATTCTCAGATGTAATATGTTAGTGGATC
This sequence is a window from Amblyraja radiata isolate CabotCenter1 chromosome 10, sAmbRad1.1.pri, whole genome shotgun sequence. Protein-coding genes within it:
- the glis1 gene encoding zinc finger protein GLIS1 isoform X1 yields the protein MHSTSCFMRCSHSANGGYSPYYTASSKRDEMNHVMRNEAIATASLEPVNHSGNHISTFLSSSHGSRQLTLPHSDRLLAPQIPMSPSTLRLDENLPNLHIKQEWPQLLSDSEGLSSHSEIGGASSLPSEVEPLNCGIAGSYSSYFFSNDSSSSLGFMSSASPRQVSKLQLGNGKKRSLSISPLSNDGLDITAIIRTSPTALIARVNGLRSNPNSLLPQSGGSRKNCSAQSCSVFGSLCNLASPNSSMSSCPTRSAGQEHTDGNHVPLQQVQENMDLSLVTGNMIVQHGVTEGGNKINFFKHEPIDEYSHDTKLFHHHHGSPPPYHCQQHFGQAHGTIPQLHRQLANGQIQLEDAGELAKNFGKQVCRWIDCSAVYDQQEELVRHIEKMHIDQRKGEDFTCFWAGCVRRYRPFNARYKLLIHMRVHSGEKPNKCMFEGCNKAFSRLENLKIHLRSHTGEKPYLCQHSGCQKAFSNSSDRAKHQRTHLDTKPYACQIPGCTKRYTDPSSLRKHVKAHSAKQQQVHKKLRSGTELEQDVMNDCPTIQPLHPATSPCSVTSNTIGRTLVVNHELYPGMYSCSPTSRNGPAAPILSSPQLTRSLSSDCHSIEVDLHSPHGHLTQLPKVEDSKLGDGPGVLPFTTRVNPMKMVAPALLQKHGSHSPQPSNNQLNRGHHKSYPVFQSQLMQPIQAGYQGSFHAMQHTSQYSDSFRTMEQTAIHNSLSADNSHCPSPAQHNGYHSRVAHASLSGFDIVPESQDTFGETLRNETEDNELFQISTVDRCLSQLSSVYTQT
- the glis1 gene encoding zinc finger protein GLIS1 isoform X2; protein product: MHSTSCFMRCSHSANGGYSPYYTASSKRDEMNHVMRNEAIATASLEPVNHSGNHISTFLSSSHGSRQLTLPHSDRLLAPQIPMSPSTLRLDENLPNLHIKQEWPQLLSDSEGLSSHSEIGGASSLPSEVEPLNCGIAGSYSSYFFSNDSSSSLGFMSSASPRQVSKLQLGNGKKRSLSISPLSNDGLDITAIIRTSPTALIARVNGLRSNPNSLLPQSGGSRKNCSAQSCSVFGSLCNLASPNSSMSSCPTRSAGQEHTDGNHVPLQQVQENMDLSLVTGNMIVQHGVTEGGNKINFFKHEPIDEYSHDTKLFHHHHGSPPPYHCQQHFGQAHGTIPQLHRQLANGQIQLEDAGELAKNFGKQVCRWIDCSAVYDQQEELVRHIEKMHIDQRKGEDFTCFWAGCVRRYRPFNARYKLLIHMRVHSGEKPNKCMFEGCNKAFSRLENLKIHLRSHTGEKPYLCQHSGCQKAFSNSSDRAKHQRTHLDTKPYACQIPGCTKRYTDPSSLRKHVKAHSAKQQQLRSGTELEQDVMNDCPTIQPLHPATSPCSVTSNTIGRTLVVNHELYPGMYSCSPTSRNGPAAPILSSPQLTRSLSSDCHSIEVDLHSPHGHLTQLPKVEDSKLGDGPGVLPFTTRVNPMKMVAPALLQKHGSHSPQPSNNQLNRGHHKSYPVFQSQLMQPIQAGYQGSFHAMQHTSQYSDSFRTMEQTAIHNSLSADNSHCPSPAQHNGYHSRVAHASLSGFDIVPESQDTFGETLRNETEDNELFQISTVDRCLSQLSSVYTQT
- the glis1 gene encoding zinc finger protein GLIS1 isoform X3; the protein is MNHVMRNEAIATASLEPVNHSGNHISTFLSSSHGSRQLTLPHSDRLLAPQIPMSPSTLRLDENLPNLHIKQEWPQLLSDSEGLSSHSEIGGASSLPSEVEPLNCGIAGSYSSYFFSNDSSSSLGFMSSASPRQVSKLQLGNGKKRSLSISPLSNDGLDITAIIRTSPTALIARVNGLRSNPNSLLPQSGGSRKNCSAQSCSVFGSLCNLASPNSSMSSCPTRSAGQEHTDGNHVPLQQVQENMDLSLVTGNMIVQHGVTEGGNKINFFKHEPIDEYSHDTKLFHHHHGSPPPYHCQQHFGQAHGTIPQLHRQLANGQIQLEDAGELAKNFGKQVCRWIDCSAVYDQQEELVRHIEKMHIDQRKGEDFTCFWAGCVRRYRPFNARYKLLIHMRVHSGEKPNKCMFEGCNKAFSRLENLKIHLRSHTGEKPYLCQHSGCQKAFSNSSDRAKHQRTHLDTKPYACQIPGCTKRYTDPSSLRKHVKAHSAKQQQVHKKLRSGTELEQDVMNDCPTIQPLHPATSPCSVTSNTIGRTLVVNHELYPGMYSCSPTSRNGPAAPILSSPQLTRSLSSDCHSIEVDLHSPHGHLTQLPKVEDSKLGDGPGVLPFTTRVNPMKMVAPALLQKHGSHSPQPSNNQLNRGHHKSYPVFQSQLMQPIQAGYQGSFHAMQHTSQYSDSFRTMEQTAIHNSLSADNSHCPSPAQHNGYHSRVAHASLSGFDIVPESQDTFGETLRNETEDNELFQISTVDRCLSQLSSVYTQT